The Callithrix jacchus isolate 240 chromosome X, calJac240_pri, whole genome shotgun sequence genome contains a region encoding:
- the H2AP gene encoding huntingtin-interacting protein M, with amino-acid sequence MSETENCKNSPTNNNQNQEPSRNEPQVPRTFVDRLLQDERDAQSQTSSMINSLLTLLDCLGDFIMEQVGLEASHNDSMNNTSQDAEREVDNNREPHCLESDITCFLLDGMPKSEKNG; translated from the coding sequence atgtcagaaacagaaaactgtaAGAACTCCCCTACAAATAACAATCAGAATCAAGAACCTTCAAGAAATGAGCCACAGGTCCCTAGGACCTTCGTTGACCGCCTTCTTCAGGATGAACGAGATGCCCAAAGCCAGACTTCCTCCATGATAAATAGCCTCCTTACCTTGCTCGATTGCCTTGGTGACTTCATCATGGAGCAGGTAGGCCTGGAGGCCAGCCACAATGACAGTATGAACAACACTTCACAAGATGCGGAGAGAGAAGTGGACAACAACCGTGAGCCCCACTGCCTCGAGAGCGATATAACCTGCTTTCTGTTGGATGGGATGCCCAAATCCGAGAAGAATGGCTGA